From one uncultured Paludibacter sp. genomic stretch:
- a CDS encoding conserved hypothetical protein (Evidence 4 : Unknown function but conserved in other organisms), whose product MDTGLFLYELTMEGEKRKIELDKRDSEIIYSKAIKAGKRIYYLDVKKSRNDDLYLAITESKKKVTGYDEDAQVTYEKHKIFLYKEDFDKFIEGLEDVVTFIKKEQGEPTPRPEYKAQRVEETIIEEVTDDDDSEVEQKKGFFNKFKF is encoded by the coding sequence ATGGATACAGGACTGTTTTTATATGAATTGACTATGGAAGGTGAAAAAAGAAAAATTGAGTTAGACAAAAGAGACAGTGAAATCATTTACTCCAAAGCCATTAAAGCAGGGAAAAGAATTTATTATTTGGATGTAAAGAAAAGCAGGAACGACGATTTGTATCTGGCAATTACCGAAAGCAAGAAAAAAGTAACCGGATATGATGAAGATGCGCAGGTAACGTATGAAAAACACAAAATTTTCCTCTACAAAGAAGATTTTGACAAATTTATCGAAGGATTGGAAGATGTAGTAACCTTTATTAAAAAAGAACAAGGTGAACCCACTCCCAGACCTGAATATAAAGCGCAAAGAGTAGAAGAAACTATTATTGAAGAAGTAACTGACGATGACGATTCTGAAGTGGAACAAAAAAAAGGGTTCTTCAATAAATTTAAGTTTTAA
- a CDS encoding conserved hypothetical protein (Evidence 4 : Unknown function but conserved in other organisms), whose product MMTASTGTGGWAKKALLKLKTLFISKDVLSFVLFLMLSTAFWFVHTLDRERQDIIKLPVEYTGIPDDIEIKNKLPRQITVTIRDEGMKLIQYSHRKLDPMSIDLTRVYFSKGKIIISPDQLKSKMSNYFLPTTAVLKIEPDSLVIVYQKLATKELPVKLNGDLQLAQQYILXDSIRIXPSRIKVFGPEHILXTMKAVYTEKLNXKSISDTTQIQSKLLEQKEIRYSFNDVNIGIFVEMFTENKTEIPITIINTPPDLSVRIFPVSVKAIYNVGLSNFNKVNANNIKVVFDYKDVANSQKRKNKLRIVNNSPYISNLRIDPDEVEFLLEKK is encoded by the coding sequence ATGATGACTGCGTCAACCGGAACAGGAGGATGGGCAAAAAAAGCATTATTGAAACTTAAAACACTTTTCATTTCGAAAGATGTTTTGAGTTTCGTGCTTTTTCTTATGCTTTCCACTGCATTTTGGTTTGTGCATACATTGGATAGAGAAAGACAAGATATAATTAAACTACCTGTAGAATACACGGGAATTCCTGATGATATTGAAATAAAAAATAAACTTCCTCGTCAAATTACAGTAACTATACGAGACGAAGGAATGAAATTAATACAATATTCCCATAGGAAACTAGACCCGATGAGTATTGATTTAACAAGAGTTTATTTTTCAAAAGGAAAAATCATAATTTCCCCGGATCAACTGAAAAGTAAAATGTCCAACTATTTTTTACCCACCACTGCGGTACTTAAAATAGAACCGGATTCGTTGGTAATTGTATATCAAAAACTTGCCACAAAAGAGTTGCCGGTAAAATTGAATGGCGACTTACAACTTGCACAACAATATATTTTGAGNGACAGTATTCGCATTNAACCCTCGCGAATAAAAGTATTCGGACCGGAACATATTCTGGANACGATGAAAGCCGTTTACACTGAAAAATTAAATTTNAAAAGTATTTCGGATACCACGCAAATACAAAGTAAATTGCTAGAACAGAAAGAAATAAGATATTCTTTTAACGATGTAAATATCGGCATTTTTGTAGAAATGTTCACTGAAAATAAAACCGAGATTCCTATCACAATTATAAATACTCCGCCCGATTTATCTGTCAGAATTTTTCCCGTATCGGTAAAAGCTATTTACAACGTAGGTTTGAGCAACTTTAATAAAGTAAATGCAAATAACATAAAGGTTGTTTTCGACTATAAAGATGTAGCCAATTCCCAAAAACGAAAAAACAAACTCAGGATAGTAAACAATTCGCCCTATATATCAAATTTAAGAATTGACCCCGATGAGGTTGAATTTTTACTGGAAAAAAAATAA
- the nusB gene encoding N utilization substance protein B homolog gives MINRALLRIKIIQIIYSYYKSEGNSIPAAEKELFYSIEKTYQLYFHLLWLSVKITHYASLKIDAKRNKLRPTEEDLHPNTRFIDNTFVKQLSQNKQLQKLLNQNNVSWDNQENIIKDLYDAVCEADFYKEYMTASNVDYNADKXXWXKIYKKIILADEELYNSIEDQNIYWTDDLEIIISFIIKTXKRFEEXNGADQELLPMFKDEEDKEFASKLLTTALTNGNVYREMINAHTKNWELDRIAFMDIVIMEAALAEIMSFPTIPVNVTLNEYIEISKSYSTDKSAIFINGVLDNIVKELKAEKKLIKVVKI, from the coding sequence ATGATAAACAGAGCTTTACTTCGGATAAAGATTATTCAAATCATTTATTCCTATTACAAAAGCGAAGGGAATTCAATTCCTGCGGCTGAAAAAGAGTTATTTTACAGTATTGAAAAAACCTACCAGTTGTATTTTCATCTGCTTTGGTTGAGCGTAAAAATTACGCATTACGCTTCGCTAAAAATAGATGCAAAAAGAAATAAGCTCCGTCCTACAGAAGAAGATTTACACCCTAATACGCGTTTTATTGATAATACCTTTGTAAAACAATTAAGCCAAAATAAACAACTCCAAAAATTATTAAATCAAAACAATGTTTCCTGGGATAATCAGGAAAATATTATTAAAGACCTTTATGATGCCGTTTGTGAAGCCGATTTTTATAAAGAATATATGACGGCATCAAATGTAGATTACAACGCGGACAAAGANNTTTGGNGAAAAATATATAAAAAAATAATATTAGCCGACGAAGAATTATATAATTCAATTGAAGACCAAAACATTTATTGGACAGACGATCTTGAAATTATTATCAGTTTTATTATAAAAACCATNAAACGNTTTGAGGAAAANAATGGAGCTGACCAAGAACTGCTTCCGATGTTTAAAGATGAAGAAGACAAAGAATTTGCAAGCAAATTACTTACTACGGCTCTCACAAACGGTAATGTTTATCGGGAAATGATAAACGCGCATACCAAAAATTGGGAACTCGACCGTATTGCATTTATGGACATAGTAATTATGGAAGCGGCGCTGGCAGAAATCATGTCGTTTCCAACCATTCCCGTAAATGTAACATTGAATGAATATATTGAAATATCAAAATCGTATAGTACCGATAAAAGCGCTATTTTTATCAATGGAGTATTGGATAATATTGTGAAAGAACTAAAAGCAGAGAAAAAACTTATAAAAGTGGTAAAAATATAA
- a CDS encoding Protein translocase subunit yajC produces MNLLSILLQAAPAAKPAAGPMGGGMSMMLMMLLIFVVFYFFMIRPQTKRQKEIQKQREAMKPGDKVVTSGGIYGKIKDIKEKTVTVEIADNVRITVDRNSVFATAADIPTETK; encoded by the coding sequence ATGAACTTATTAAGTATTTTATTGCAAGCTGCGCCGGCAGCAAAACCCGCAGCAGGACCTATGGGCGGCGGTATGAGTATGATGTTAATGATGTTGCTTATTTTTGTGGTGTTTTATTTCTTTATGATACGTCCGCAAACAAAACGTCAAAAAGAAATTCAAAAACAACGTGAAGCAATGAAACCCGGTGATAAAGTAGTTACATCCGGCGGAATCTATGGAAAAATAAAAGATATTAAAGAAAAAACCGTTACTGTAGAAATAGCTGATAACGTACGTATTACAGTAGATAGAAATTCAGTATTTGCTACTGCTGCAGATATACCTACAGAAACAAAATAA